From the genome of Agelaius phoeniceus isolate bAgePho1 chromosome 24, bAgePho1.hap1, whole genome shotgun sequence:
TAATTTTGTGGGTGCTGGATAAACTGGATTTGCAAAAAATATTGGTGGCTGCAGTCAGCTTGGTTTGTGTTAAGGTGGGTGCTGGGGTAAACTGGGTGCTGGTATGAACTGGATTTAGAGTAAGTTGAGTGCTGCAATAAGTTGGGTTTGCAATGAATATTGGGTGCTGGGGTGAACTGGGTTGCAATAAATTGGGTGCTGCAATGAACTGGGATTGCAGTAATCTGGTGCAGGGATAAACTGAATTGGCAAAGAATTGGGTGCTCAGGTAAATTGGTTTTGTCGTCATTTGAGTGCTGGCATAAACTGGGATTGCAATGAAGGGGGTGCTGGGATAAACCATGTGCTGGAATGAATTGGATTTGCAAAAAGTTGGGCGTTGCAATAAACTGGGTTCTGTGATAAACTGCTTTGCAATGAAAAGTGGctactgggataaactgggagctGGGATAAACTGGCTGCACAATAAACTgggcttccaaaaattggttgCTGCGATAAACTGAGCAATGGGATAACCTGGACGACGGGCTAAGTGGAGATGAGCGGGGTTTGCGCGGGGCGGGCTGTGCTGCccgctgccggtgccgccggGCTGACACTGTCCCGCAGGAATGGGCGTCTCCACGGTCACGGCCGCCCGCATCCTCAAAGGGCAGCTGCACGGGCAGGGCGAGGAGAGCCTGCTGGAGATGGACAAGTTCCCCTTCGTGGCCCTGGCCAAGGTGAGCCCCCCGGGGCACCCACGGGGACACGACACCCGCCGCAAGGCCACGGGCGGGCGGCATCGACCGAGCCGAAATTAGGTCAGGGGCGGGCGAAGGCAGCTGGCTCCGGTGCCCGCTGGCCGTGCCAGGGGCCGGCCGTGGGAACGAGGaggggggcaggaggagcccgCCGGCTGCGGGACGCCACGGGACCCCCCTGCTTCTCCCGGGCTCGTTTTGCtgaacaaaacattttaaaataataattaaattcGAAGCCAGCAGCCACCTCCATTCACCCCGTGGGGATGCCCGTGGCAGTGGCTTCCATCTCCCTGCCAAAAGAGGGACTGAAAAAAGGctaaaagcagcaaaatgcagTGAGGGGGGGGGATGTGCCCCCACGGTAGAGGGAGCAGGGGGTGAAATGGGGGGCAAAGGACAAAaagaggggacacaggtgggaTGGGGGTCTGGTGCAGCCaaacagcacagagagggaaGCCCCAGGGTGGGAACGGTGCTGTCAGTGGCACTGGTGGTGGAGAAAGACAATGATGGTGGTGATAACGATGGGGTTGATCCATCTCCCACCTTCCAGACCTACAACACCAACGCCCAGGTGCCCGACAGCGCGGGCACGGCCACCGCCTACCTCTGCGGTGTCAAAGCCAacgaggggacactgggggtcAGCGCCGGTGTCACCCGGGACCGCTGCAACACCACCAAGGGCCAGGAGGTGACCTCCATCCTCCGCTGGGCCAAGGAGGCAGGTGAGGGACAGCGGGATTCCTGGGCAGGAGGTGCAGCGGGCGGTTTTGGGGGTGTTCTCACCATTGTCCCCTGAACTGCTGGCGCAGGCAAGGCCGTGGGCATCGTCACCACCACGCGCGTGACCCACGCCACGCCCAGCGCTGCCTACGCCCACTCTGCCAACCGCGACTGGTACTCGGATGGGGAGATGCCCCCGGACGCCCTGGAGGGGGGCTGCAAGGATATCGCCCGGCAGCTGGTGGAGAACATCCCTGACATCGAGGTAGGGATGAGGACACCAGGAATGTGCCCTACAGGCAGGGGGATGGGACCAGGACAGCCTAGGATGGGGGTTGGAGCCAGCCaagggtggggacagggctgtgggtAGATGTGTCACCAGGACCACCACTGGTTGAAGAGCCAGGACTCCCAGGAGATGCTGGGCTGGAACCACCAGTGGTTAAAGAGTCAGGACTCCCAGGAGATGTTGGGCTGGAACCACCACTGGTTGAAGGGCGAGGACTCCCAGGAGATGCTGGGCTGGAACCACCAAGGGGTGCAGGGTCAGGACTGTGAGTGGGTACAAGACAAGGACCACCCCTGCAAATGTGAGGCTGAGACCAGCCATGGGTGGATATGGAACCAATGATCCCAGAGTTGGGACCCCAATGCAATGGTGGGCTGGGACCACCCATGGGTGCAGAACCAGGACCACCCATGGGTACAGAGTTGGGGCCCTCATCAAATATGGGACCAGGACCACCATGGATGAGATACCAGCACTTTCAGGTGGACATGGGACCAGGGAATTCAGACGTAGGTCTTGGACCACAAGCACCTGTAGGATCAAGCCCCACAAATCCATCTTAGCCTCCTCCCTTCCCATACTTCCCAGACCCaaaattcttccttttccccccaGTTCTGCTCCTTACTGTGGATTTATGCAGAAATTCAGCACTGtaaataaatcttcttctgtccTTCAAAATAGCCCCAAAGCAAAACATCCCAGCCTGTTATTTAGCTCTTTAATAGCctcttttgctgtttttttttccctttaatataattttaactCTGTCCCAGGCTGGAAATAATTATATAGTGgggaaaagcctttttttcccttcttttttgtTAATAATTTTGGCGTTGGTGTTTTGCAGCTTTATAATTCACCTTCTACAcagagaaagggggaaaaaatacaaaaaaaccataaaatctCTGCTAGGTTATAAATAACAGAGGCCAAATAAATCAGGCTCCAAAGCAAACAGGGAGAGCCGCGGGATGGGGCTCCATCCCAGCGGGTTCATGTGGGGATCCCGATGTGGAGCATCCTTCCCACagattggggaaaaaaaaattcaaaaagccAAATCCCTGCTGGAAATGGTTATTTTTGTCCTGGGTTTTAATTAATAGGAAGATATTCAGAGTTATTTTGGGCAAGGTGAAATTCCTCGGGTGTTTTTGCCCACAACTCCAGGGCTTTCCTGGACATCCTGCTCCGCCCCTTTGGGGTCTTCCCCCATTAAACCCCAGCTGGAGGGGGAgatttcaaataatttaaaaatattaaaaactacCTTTCCACCCCTCTTTTGCAGGTGATCCTGGGTGGAGGGCGGAAATATATGTACCCCAGAAATGTCAGTGATGTGGAATATCCCCATGAGGAGAAGCAGCGGGGCACCCGCCTGGACGGCCGGAACCTTGTCCAGGCGTGGCGGGAGGCCAAGCCCCGCGGCAAGGTGACAGGGATCTGGGGTGGGGTGCACACACATCTCCCCCCTGTGACCCTGTTGAGCCATTCCTGGGGGTGCAATATCTTGGGGAGTGTCTCAGGGATGGCAGAAGTAATGGAGAGGTGACAAtgcctgtcccctgtccccaggttgCTGAGTACGTGTGGCACCGGCGGGCGCTGCTGGCGCTCAACCTCACCCGTGTTGACTTCCTGCTGGGTGAGTCCCTGCACCCAAGGGTGCCCTGGCATCAGCTGGGTGCTTTATGGGgacccctgccctgtcctgggctgctggggcagctgcagtggCCAGTTATCCTCTAAGGGATGGTGCCATGTCCTGGACATGCTGGTAGCCCCCAAACATGGTTCTATTCCCTTGGGGATGCTGGTACCCCCCCAAATGATCCTGTTAcctccctggggatgctggtaCCCCAAAGGGATGCTGTTACACCCCCAAGGGtggtgctcctgctgccacctcccAAAGAGGCTGCAATTTCCCTGGAAATGGTGCTCCACCCTGGGGACGCTGGTGTGCCCTCAAGGATGTGCTGCCCACCAAGGACAATGTTCCACCCccaaggatgctgctgctcccaccctgGGATACATCTCCCTCCTAGGGATGCAGTTCTTTTGTCAGCAGTGAAATTCCCATCCCAACTGGAATGTGGaatccagcagggcaggaggaaggaagggctgggattgTCCGGTTTCTATCTAATCTTCCTGGATCCAGCAGTGTGTGAAACACTTGAGTCAGCACAAGGAGCAGGATTAGgccccccctttttcttttggtggaaaaggatgtctccagcagtgtccctgtccccaggcctcTTCGAGCCAGGGGACATGATGTACGAGCTGGACAGGAACAACGATACAGACCCGTCCCTCAGCGAGATGGTGTCCGTGGCCATCAGGATGCTCCAGAAAAATCCTCGAGGGTTCTTCCTCCTGGTTGAAGGTGGGGGTGCAGAAATGGGGCATAAAAGGGGGCAATGGGGGTGCAAAAATGGGGGGATTCTATAAAAGAAGGGTGCAAGAGGAGAATTAAAGGGGTGATAGGGAcacaaagagaggaaaaagggggTGATGGGGTGCAAAAGAGGGTGCTAAAAGGTGGGGAATTGGATAAAGGGGAGGTACAAAAAGTGAGGATGAGAAGGTGGACAAGGATGATAAAGGGAGTGATGGAAGAACAAAAATGGGGATTCAAGGTGATGGTGCATAAAGGGAAGATAATGGGGAGATGAGAGTGCAAAAAAAGGGGGTGACAGGGAGGAAGGATAAAGGGTGGTGGGGGATACACAAATGACAGATAAAGGGGATATAGGGGGCTGCAAAAAGAGGGGTAACAGGGGCAATGAAGGTGCAAAAAAGGAGGGATAAAAGTGGTGAAGGTGGAGTGCTAAAACAGAGGGTAGGGGGATGAGAAAGAGGCATAAAGGGTCTGGGGGGTGCAAAAGGGAGGATGTGGGATGTAAAAAGGGGGGATAAATGGGGTGAGGGGAGGACACAGAAAGGGAATAAAGGGGGTTGCAAGGCTGGGAAGAAGCGGGCAATGCTGAGAGGTGCTGGGTTCTGCAGGCGGCCGCATCGACCACGGGCACCACGAGGGGAAGGCAAAGCAGGCGCTGCACGAGGCGGTGGAGCTGGACAGGGCCATCGGGCTGGCCACACGCCTCACGTCCACCCAGGACACGCTCAGCGTCGTCACCGCCGACCACTCGCACGTCTTCACCTTCGGCGGCTACACCCCCCGCGGGAACCCCATCTTTGGTGAGTCCTGCCCGGCCACGGCACCGGGGACAGCTCGGGGACACACCGGGGATAGATCacggacagcctggggacagcttggggacaccccagggacaccccggGGACAGCCTGGAGGTACCCTGGGGACAGCTTGGGGATACCCCAGGGACAACTCAGGAACAATTCCGGGACAGCTggggaacagcctggagacacTCCAGAGACAGCTgggggacatcctggggacagCTCGGGGATACCctggggagagcctggggacagctcaggaacaccctggggacagcctgaggacagcctggggacactccAGAGACAGCtgggggacaccctggggacagctcagggacagctcaggggcaCCGTGGGAGGATCCCATCCAGCTGACTGTGCCCCACCGCCAGGTCTGGCCCCGATGCAGAGCGACGTGGACCGCAAACCCTTCACCTCCATCCTCTATGGCAACGGCCCTGGCTATAAAATCGTGGCGGGCGAGCGAGAAAACGTCTCTGCCGTGGATTTCGGTGCGTACGTTTTGGGCCAAAACCCCTTGAAATCAGCCCAGTTTGGCCAAAATGAGCCAGGTTCTTAACTGATTCTCCCTTCTGCCGTTTTCCCCCAGCACACGCTGACTACCAGGCACAGTCGGCCGTGCCACTGCGGCAGGAGACCCACGGTGGCGAGGACGTGGCCGTGTTCGCCCGCGGGCCCATGGCCCACCTGCTGCACGGGGTCCACGAGCAGAACTACATCCCCCACGCCATGGCCTACGCCGCCTGCATCGGCTCCAACCGAGGCCACTGCaacgccgccgcccgccccgccacccccctgctcctgcccttcctcggcctcctcctcctcctcctctgctaaAGTGCCTCTTGCAAATCACCGAGggggatttatttttaattcatcccccctttttatttttctgtggacAGCAGCGCCCgggaaagaggagagagagaacaGAGAGACTCAGCGGAGCAAAAGCAGCCGCCGGTGGTttggtgctgggagctgcctctgtAAATACATGGTTCCTTCCCTATAATTAGCAGCGTTCCCTGGCCTATCCCAAACCCACCGCGGGATTTGGGATGGCAGCCGGAGCCTTGGTGGATAAAACCCCCTCTTTGAGCGAAACGCCGTGGGGCTGGGTCCCAAAATGCCTCTGTGGTCCCTTGGCTGAGGACTGACCCTGGTGCCCAACTCGTCACATGCGTGGAGGAGCCAGGGACCACAcgaagatgggaaaaaaaattaactcatCGGGTTAATTTGTCCCTAAACTTGGGTTTTGTTGTCTCCTCagtgatttattttgttttaaaattcttcGGGTTAAAGCAATTTGCTGCCCCgggagggatttgggaggggttggggctggggtTGTGGAAGGGGGGTGAAGGCAGAAAAGCTGGATGTGAGGGGTGGGACGCCCTTGGGCATGCCCTCTTCTTTGGGGTGAGGTAATTAGGGGGATAATTAGTGGGTGGGGTCACAAGGGGAAAGGGCTTGTGCAGCTGGAGGGGTGCTGGGAGTGACACTGGGTGAGCAAAGGGTGCTGGAAGCAGGCAAATGTCACTGTGCTTGTGCCAATGTCACCGTGCAAGTGGGTACAGTGCCTTGCACATGCAAATGtcgctgtgccagtgccactgtGCACTCGCAGACGCTGCCTGAGCTGAGCAAAAGGTGCCCTGCGTGTGCAAATGTCACCAAGATGTCACTGTGCCTAGTGCCCTGCACATGTGCAGATGTCACTGTGCCCGAATTCCCCGTGCCATGTACAAAAGGCACCGTGCACGTGTGACTGTCACTGTGAGTGACACACAGTGAAAATGTGCAGTGCAAACACGTGCCTGAGTCCCTGGGCTTGTGCAAATGACCCCTGGCACGGGGCAGAAGTCCCACGGTGCCCCTGAGCTCCTGTGCTTGTGCAGATGGCTGGGAaaacactgccctgcctcccccaaataccccccaaaccccc
Proteins encoded in this window:
- the ALPL gene encoding alkaline phosphatase, tissue-nonspecific isozyme codes for the protein MKALFVFLLAQLCSASLVPEREKDPEYWRRQAQETLRNALRLQRLNQNVAKNLILFLGDGMGVSTVTAARILKGQLHGQGEESLLEMDKFPFVALAKTYNTNAQVPDSAGTATAYLCGVKANEGTLGVSAGVTRDRCNTTKGQEVTSILRWAKEAGKAVGIVTTTRVTHATPSAAYAHSANRDWYSDGEMPPDALEGGCKDIARQLVENIPDIEVILGGGRKYMYPRNVSDVEYPHEEKQRGTRLDGRNLVQAWREAKPRGKVAEYVWHRRALLALNLTRVDFLLGLFEPGDMMYELDRNNDTDPSLSEMVSVAIRMLQKNPRGFFLLVEGGRIDHGHHEGKAKQALHEAVELDRAIGLATRLTSTQDTLSVVTADHSHVFTFGGYTPRGNPIFGLAPMQSDVDRKPFTSILYGNGPGYKIVAGERENVSAVDFAHADYQAQSAVPLRQETHGGEDVAVFARGPMAHLLHGVHEQNYIPHAMAYAACIGSNRGHCNAAARPATPLLLPFLGLLLLLLC